The Marinilongibacter aquaticus genome has a window encoding:
- a CDS encoding TlpA family protein disulfide reductase — MKLLFTLLSLLAVPVFAQQTFQMSGHIDQADGSQLIMTLYRNWIAMPEDYTIEVDSAGHFHADIVLDEPAYIDLNYGLNGLLFQLIEPEDSVYLSFESQNFYKSFFVSGRGAAKWDYYKQVRFGFEQDESLRFQRELKGNPGAYGELVAKTKKAQLEFLDRYQNKVSEVFYRLRRADIEGRYNQFLLNYYARSEAYLNPFDKFELLAVDPELQVQSFEYNQFVEELLQVYRQKLNAKPLEDIQDEYAFVMYLFEQNLLNKKIALRLLATRLANDFALNGLNSANETAFQSLLVFDKEDSSIKILDNLYQKLRNQKIGEPAPAFSILDFKGRNLSLKNLKGSYVILAFWSSWCAPCKQDLAYLPIVENFFRSKTKLKVFNIAIDSPEDFESVRTFAESTGQGARVDLGENWLESYGVSNLPRFVLIDKAGNWLRLDLTPPSLDEGRALIKELEQILTN, encoded by the coding sequence ATGAAGCTTCTTTTTACCTTGCTCAGCCTATTGGCCGTGCCGGTGTTTGCACAGCAAACTTTTCAAATGAGTGGGCATATCGATCAGGCCGACGGCAGTCAGCTTATCATGACTTTGTATCGAAATTGGATCGCCATGCCCGAAGATTACACCATTGAGGTGGATTCTGCGGGGCATTTTCATGCCGATATCGTGCTGGACGAGCCCGCTTATATCGATTTGAATTACGGTTTGAACGGGCTGCTTTTTCAGTTGATCGAACCCGAAGACAGCGTGTATTTGTCTTTCGAATCACAAAATTTTTACAAAAGCTTTTTCGTGTCGGGCCGAGGAGCGGCCAAATGGGACTATTACAAGCAAGTGCGTTTCGGTTTTGAGCAAGACGAAAGTTTACGTTTTCAACGTGAATTGAAGGGGAATCCTGGTGCATACGGCGAGCTTGTGGCCAAAACCAAAAAGGCTCAACTCGAGTTTTTGGATCGTTACCAAAACAAGGTTTCGGAGGTCTTTTACCGCTTGAGACGAGCGGATATCGAAGGCCGATACAATCAGTTTTTACTCAATTATTACGCCAGAAGCGAAGCTTATCTGAATCCTTTCGACAAATTCGAGCTGCTGGCCGTGGACCCCGAATTGCAGGTGCAATCTTTTGAATACAATCAATTTGTGGAAGAATTGCTCCAGGTTTACCGCCAGAAATTGAACGCCAAACCCTTGGAAGACATTCAGGACGAATACGCCTTTGTCATGTATTTGTTTGAGCAAAACTTGCTGAACAAAAAAATCGCTTTGCGGCTTTTGGCTACCCGTTTGGCCAACGATTTTGCTTTAAACGGATTGAATTCGGCCAACGAAACGGCCTTTCAAAGTCTGCTGGTTTTTGATAAAGAAGACAGTTCAATAAAAATCTTGGATAATTTGTACCAAAAACTGCGGAATCAAAAAATAGGAGAGCCCGCTCCTGCGTTTTCTATTTTGGACTTCAAAGGCCGCAACCTGAGTTTGAAAAACCTGAAAGGTTCTTATGTGATATTGGCGTTTTGGTCGTCTTGGTGTGCTCCGTGCAAACAAGATTTGGCCTATTTGCCAATCGTTGAGAATTTTTTCAGAAGCAAAACCAAATTGAAGGTGTTCAATATCGCCATCGATTCGCCAGAAGATTTTGAATCTGTGCGGACATTCGCAGAAAGTACCGGACAAGGTGCTCGGGTAGATTTGGGTGAAAATTGGCTCGAATCGTATGGGGTTTCCAACCTTCCGCGGTTTGTTTTGATCGATAAGGCAGGAAATTGGCTGAGATTGGATTTGACGCCACCTTCTTTGGACGAGGGCCGGGCTTTGATAAAGGAATTGGAACAGATTTTGACAAACTGA
- a CDS encoding NAD(P)H-dependent oxidoreductase, whose product MRVAIIFNHPYDQSFCSAILKSVQKGLEKANHEIDLFHLDRDGFNPVMTAADLKAFRDHKPIDRKVIEYKERLEKADHLIFIFPIWWELMPAMTKGFIDKVIFPGIAYTYTNGGYSMAPRLKKVKSVTIITTMNTPKVLYRLLFGNAIKKALITGTFWKMGYKKTKWISLNRVKAVSENKRKNWLERLENRFAQLN is encoded by the coding sequence ATGAGAGTAGCCATAATTTTCAATCATCCCTATGACCAAAGCTTCTGCTCTGCCATACTAAAATCGGTGCAGAAAGGGCTTGAAAAAGCCAATCATGAAATTGATCTTTTTCACCTAGACCGCGACGGGTTCAATCCCGTTATGACGGCTGCAGATTTAAAGGCCTTCAGAGATCATAAACCCATCGACCGAAAAGTAATTGAATACAAAGAAAGACTCGAAAAAGCTGATCACCTGATATTTATCTTCCCCATTTGGTGGGAACTTATGCCCGCTATGACAAAGGGTTTCATCGATAAAGTGATTTTCCCTGGAATTGCTTACACCTATACAAATGGAGGCTACAGTATGGCACCGCGGCTAAAAAAGGTAAAAAGTGTGACTATAATTACCACAATGAATACGCCAAAAGTTTTGTATCGCCTGCTTTTCGGCAATGCCATAAAGAAAGCTCTTATCACAGGAACATTCTGGAAAATGGGCTATAAAAAAACAAAATGGATAAGTCTGAATAGAGTTAAAGCGGTTTCTGAAAACAAAAGAAAAAATTGGCTGGAAAGGCTCGAAAACAGATTTGCACAGTTAAATTGA
- a CDS encoding HepT-like ribonuclease domain-containing protein yields the protein MDIKIMTWLTDIDQCIDEITDFLPERKDFFEYKSDLKTKKAVERNIEIIGEAVKRILNKDPGFPIKNARRIVDTRNRIIHGYDSISDEIIWGIVINELPNLKLEVSELLGK from the coding sequence ATGGACATTAAAATAATGACTTGGTTAACAGACATCGATCAATGCATTGATGAAATAACCGACTTCTTGCCTGAAAGAAAAGATTTTTTCGAATACAAAAGTGACTTGAAAACAAAGAAAGCTGTTGAACGCAACATTGAAATAATTGGGGAGGCTGTAAAACGTATCTTGAATAAGGACCCTGGTTTTCCAATAAAAAATGCCCGTAGAATTGTGGATACCAGAAATAGAATAATTCATGGCTACGATTCAATATCCGATGAAATTATCTGGGGAATCGTGATAAACGAGTTACCCAATTTAAAACTAGAAGTTTCCGAATTGTTAGGCAAATAG
- a CDS encoding C40 family peptidase, translated as MKKLTLTISLVMYCFLSFGQEAYSPRVFVKKCRKYMGTPYRFGGNDKKGIDCSGLVHNVFGEFAIDFPRASIEQAAVFKEIKPRKLRKGDLVYFDTSGSRRINHTGVVLKKRGRKKIIFIHAASDGVRKDNLATAYWERRFVKATRPIEYSR; from the coding sequence ATGAAGAAATTGACATTGACCATAAGCTTGGTGATGTACTGCTTTTTGTCATTCGGGCAAGAGGCCTATTCGCCGAGGGTTTTCGTAAAGAAATGCAGAAAATACATGGGAACACCCTACCGTTTCGGTGGAAATGACAAAAAGGGCATTGATTGCTCGGGCCTTGTGCACAATGTATTTGGCGAGTTTGCAATCGATTTTCCCCGGGCGTCCATCGAGCAGGCAGCGGTGTTCAAAGAAATAAAACCGCGAAAATTGAGGAAGGGCGATTTGGTCTATTTTGATACCTCAGGAAGCAGAAGAATTAACCATACGGGCGTTGTACTGAAGAAAAGAGGCCGAAAGAAGATCATATTCATTCACGCGGCTTCAGACGGAGTAAGGAAAGACAATCTGGCCACAGCCTATTGGGAGAGGCGTTTTGTGAAAGCCACACGCCCGATCGAATACAGCAGATAA
- a CDS encoding tolB protein precursor produces the protein MKRLQIGFFLLIALHTLGQSQYFGQNKPRYKQFDFKVLNSPHFELYHYFDEQNVPNALLSRSEHWYDLHQKVFKLAFIEPNPLIVYKNHPDFQETTAISGMIGQGTGGVTEGIKNRVVMPMMFTNRQTDHVLGHELVHAFQYKTMVYGAEEANSGSIANLPLFMVEGLAEYMSLGREDSHTAMWMRDAVLHDDIPSLEDMVSKQYKYFPYRWGQAFWAYTTATYGDDVIRPLFKETAKMGYTKAIQSLFKIDDEVFSARFKKALKEAYLPLKEERAFKPLGTVIASKVNGGEMNLSPSLSPDGKLIAYISSKDVLSIDILIANAETGEVLHKIKSASFGSSVDDYNFIETAGTWSPDSRFFALVIQAKGRDKLSVINVRNGSKKTFVVKGVDALANPAWSPKDNKIVLSGLVEGQSDLFLFDLKSRAVERLTNDMYSDIQPTWSPDGQSVFFVSDRNGQNADLAKSPLSIAKMDLATKKIESLALFGHADNMNPLVSGDGQNLYFLSNQDGFRDLYAYNFSSRITERLTKFYTGVSGITAFSPAVSLSTETGELTYTYFENNAYAVVKARPDELLHEKVEQNQKPVAGLLPPFEFQSGRNLVEQSLENGIHYTPENAKDFSSKKFTSKFKLDYVANSGLGMSTSYYGTGLGGGVMAQFSDMLSDNILAGTVAISGSVQNFGGQIYYINQKRPFQFGASVAHIPYQFYGGYKYAIEDTLSQGGGIDYYNGEYSQIVHTLFIDQLSVFGFKPFSKAKRIEFGASLSFYSFSVREYPQYGQLGIGDNGYLYSFNPLQNLRPRKLDPEDFGYTPFQLNSIYTALVGDQTTFGTVAPLNGYRYRFQLSQYFGSVNFTQVLADLRKYVYLKPVTLAGRLMYNGRLNPSNTDFLNQINPLFLGFPWYMHGFYGKAFTKQQESISTDALRGDQMALANFEVRLPFTGPKKIALLPIEFLPSDLNFYVDCGLVWSQQKPLGGIYQYETYGNQTIDFKSTPVVTTGLSLRINVLGFLIVEPYMAVPFYNGGQKPVVSGMNFMIPGW, from the coding sequence ATGAAGAGATTACAAATCGGATTTTTCTTGTTGATTGCCTTACACACTCTGGGGCAATCTCAATATTTTGGTCAGAATAAACCGCGATACAAGCAATTCGATTTTAAAGTACTGAACAGTCCACATTTTGAGCTTTATCATTATTTCGATGAGCAAAATGTGCCCAATGCCTTGTTGAGCCGCTCGGAGCATTGGTACGATCTACACCAAAAAGTATTCAAACTCGCGTTTATCGAGCCCAATCCACTTATTGTTTATAAAAACCATCCCGATTTTCAAGAAACCACAGCCATCAGTGGCATGATAGGTCAAGGTACAGGTGGCGTAACCGAAGGCATCAAAAACCGCGTGGTCATGCCCATGATGTTTACCAATCGACAAACGGATCACGTTTTGGGGCACGAATTGGTGCATGCCTTTCAATACAAAACAATGGTTTACGGAGCCGAAGAGGCGAATTCGGGCAGTATCGCCAATTTACCTTTGTTTATGGTAGAAGGCTTGGCCGAATACATGTCTTTGGGGCGTGAAGATTCGCACACGGCCATGTGGATGCGTGATGCCGTGCTGCACGACGACATCCCCAGTTTGGAAGACATGGTCAGCAAACAATACAAATACTTTCCCTACCGTTGGGGACAAGCGTTTTGGGCCTATACCACGGCTACATACGGCGACGATGTGATCCGTCCTTTGTTTAAAGAAACGGCCAAAATGGGCTATACCAAAGCCATTCAATCTCTTTTCAAGATCGATGATGAAGTGTTTTCGGCCCGTTTCAAGAAGGCTTTGAAAGAAGCCTATCTGCCGCTGAAAGAAGAGCGTGCTTTCAAACCTTTGGGTACGGTAATTGCGTCGAAAGTGAATGGCGGCGAAATGAACCTTTCGCCCAGCTTGAGTCCAGACGGAAAATTGATTGCCTACATCAGCTCTAAAGATGTGCTGTCCATCGATATTCTGATCGCGAATGCAGAAACGGGCGAGGTTTTGCACAAAATAAAGAGTGCTTCTTTCGGAAGCTCGGTAGATGATTACAATTTCATCGAAACGGCAGGAACTTGGTCGCCAGACAGCCGCTTTTTTGCTTTGGTGATTCAGGCCAAAGGCCGCGATAAATTGAGTGTGATTAATGTGCGAAACGGCTCCAAGAAAACCTTCGTGGTGAAAGGCGTTGATGCTTTGGCGAATCCGGCTTGGTCGCCGAAAGACAATAAAATCGTACTCTCTGGGTTGGTTGAGGGACAATCGGATTTGTTTTTGTTCGATTTGAAATCCAGAGCGGTGGAAAGGCTGACGAATGACATGTATTCGGACATTCAACCCACTTGGTCGCCCGACGGGCAGTCTGTCTTTTTTGTCAGCGACCGCAATGGACAAAACGCAGATTTGGCCAAATCGCCTTTGAGCATTGCAAAAATGGATTTGGCCACAAAGAAAATAGAAAGCCTGGCTTTGTTTGGGCATGCCGACAACATGAACCCTCTGGTTTCGGGGGATGGGCAAAATCTGTATTTTTTGTCGAATCAGGATGGTTTTCGCGATTTGTATGCGTATAATTTTTCTTCGAGAATAACAGAAAGGTTGACGAAATTCTACACGGGAGTAAGCGGCATTACGGCTTTTTCACCAGCCGTGAGTTTGTCGACGGAAACGGGGGAGTTGACTTACACTTATTTCGAGAACAATGCGTATGCCGTGGTGAAAGCGAGACCCGATGAACTTTTGCACGAAAAAGTGGAGCAAAACCAAAAGCCTGTGGCGGGATTGTTGCCACCTTTTGAATTCCAAAGTGGCCGCAATTTGGTGGAACAAAGTTTGGAAAACGGTATTCACTATACGCCTGAAAATGCCAAAGATTTCAGTTCGAAAAAATTCACATCGAAATTCAAACTCGACTATGTGGCCAATTCGGGTTTGGGCATGTCGACATCCTATTACGGCACAGGATTGGGCGGCGGTGTGATGGCCCAATTCAGTGATATGCTTTCCGATAATATTTTGGCGGGTACGGTGGCCATTTCGGGTTCCGTACAGAATTTTGGCGGACAAATTTATTACATCAACCAAAAACGCCCTTTTCAATTTGGGGCTTCGGTGGCACACATTCCGTATCAATTTTACGGAGGATACAAGTATGCCATAGAAGATACGCTGAGCCAAGGTGGGGGAATCGATTATTATAATGGTGAATACAGCCAGATTGTACACACCTTGTTCATCGATCAGCTTTCTGTGTTTGGTTTCAAGCCTTTCAGCAAAGCCAAACGCATTGAATTTGGAGCTTCGCTCAGTTTTTATTCTTTCAGTGTGCGGGAATATCCGCAATACGGACAATTGGGCATTGGCGACAACGGTTACCTCTACAGCTTCAACCCGCTACAGAACTTGAGGCCACGCAAACTCGATCCCGAAGATTTTGGATATACGCCTTTTCAGTTGAACAGCATATATACCGCATTGGTGGGCGATCAGACTACTTTTGGTACCGTGGCCCCTTTAAATGGCTACCGCTACCGTTTCCAGTTGAGCCAATATTTCGGCAGCGTCAACTTCACACAGGTTTTAGCCGATTTACGAAAATACGTATACCTGAAACCGGTCACGCTGGCGGGCAGACTTATGTACAACGGCCGGCTAAATCCTTCGAATACCGATTTCCTGAATCAGATCAACCCGTTGTTTTTGGGTTTCCCTTGGTATATGCACGGGTTTTACGGAAAAGCGTTCACCAAACAGCAAGAAAGCATTTCTACCGATGCCCTGCGGGGCGATCAAATGGCTTTGGCCAATTTCGAAGTTCGGCTACCTTTTACCGGGCCAAAAAAAATCGCCCTTTTGCCCATTGAGTTTTTGCCCAGTGATTTGAACTTCTACGTGGATTGTGGCTTGGTGTGGTCGCAACAAAAGCCTTTGGGCGGCATTTACCAATACGAAACCTACGGCAACCAAACCATCGATTTTAAATCGACTCCCGTAGTGACCACGGGCCTGAGTTTACGGATAAATGTATTGGGGTTCCTGATTGTCGAGCCTTATATGGCGGTGCCTTTCTACAATGGCGGACAAAAACCGGTGGTCAGTGGAATGAATTTCATGATTCCCGGTTGGTAA
- a CDS encoding nucleotidyltransferase family protein, which produces MQLSENSLEAIKRLCQIGKVKSLFAFGSVTREDYTNESDIDLVVDFDENDPLKYSELYFNLKDKLESLLLRKIDLLEERAIKNPFFKQELEQTKVKIYGH; this is translated from the coding sequence ATGCAGTTGAGCGAAAATAGTTTAGAAGCAATCAAAAGGCTTTGTCAAATTGGCAAGGTTAAATCCTTGTTCGCATTTGGTTCAGTGACAAGAGAAGACTATACGAATGAGTCTGACATTGATCTAGTGGTAGATTTCGACGAAAATGATCCATTGAAATATTCCGAGCTTTATTTCAATCTAAAAGATAAACTCGAAAGTCTATTGCTTAGAAAAATTGATTTGCTCGAAGAAAGGGCAATCAAAAACCCCTTCTTTAAACAAGAGTTGGAGCAAACTAAAGTCAAGATATATGGACATTAA
- a CDS encoding SDR family NAD(P)-dependent oxidoreductase: MEKNNYSGSQQKALGSGFHAQSTAKEVIEGIDLSGKIAIVTGGNTGIGLETTQTLAHAGAKVIVLARDVEKAKRNLANTPNVEIEQMDLMEPESITAFARKFLDSGRPLHLLINNAGIMWVPLRRDKRGIESQLATNYLAQFQLTAQVWPALKRAQGARVVNVSSQGHQFAPFNFEDPNFTQRAYDTLAAYGQSKTAVNLFSLELDQRAKAFHVRSFALHPGSIQGTELAREASLELFQQMGFYDAEGKIKPEILASLKTIPQGAATTVWAATSPLLNARGGLYCEDADVAEMHTGDGFSAGVKPYSLEKENAQKLWTWTEAALGIEFDLQA, translated from the coding sequence ATGGAAAAGAACAATTACAGCGGCTCGCAGCAAAAAGCATTGGGTAGTGGTTTTCACGCACAATCGACCGCAAAAGAAGTAATCGAAGGCATTGACCTAAGTGGCAAAATCGCCATAGTGACAGGCGGCAATACCGGCATTGGTCTGGAAACGACGCAAACTTTGGCCCATGCTGGAGCAAAAGTAATAGTGCTTGCCAGAGATGTAGAGAAGGCCAAGCGAAATTTGGCGAATACACCGAATGTGGAAATCGAGCAAATGGACTTGATGGAGCCCGAATCCATTACCGCTTTTGCCCGAAAGTTTTTGGATTCGGGTCGGCCTTTGCATTTGCTGATCAACAATGCCGGAATCATGTGGGTGCCTTTGCGTCGTGATAAAAGAGGAATCGAATCGCAATTGGCTACAAATTATCTGGCTCAGTTTCAGCTAACGGCCCAAGTGTGGCCTGCCCTCAAAAGGGCTCAAGGGGCTCGAGTGGTGAACGTATCTTCACAAGGGCATCAGTTTGCTCCGTTCAATTTTGAAGACCCCAATTTCACGCAAAGAGCCTACGACACTTTAGCTGCCTATGGCCAGTCGAAAACGGCAGTAAACCTGTTTTCTTTGGAATTGGATCAAAGGGCCAAAGCTTTTCATGTGCGGTCTTTTGCTTTGCATCCAGGCTCCATTCAGGGCACAGAGCTAGCCCGAGAAGCGTCTTTGGAACTGTTTCAGCAAATGGGCTTTTATGATGCAGAAGGCAAAATTAAACCCGAAATTTTGGCCTCGCTGAAAACGATTCCACAAGGGGCGGCCACCACGGTTTGGGCAGCCACAAGTCCGCTCTTGAATGCACGCGGCGGACTGTACTGTGAAGATGCCGACGTAGCGGAAATGCATACGGGCGATGGGTTTTCGGCGGGGGTGAAACCCTATTCTTTGGAAAAGGAAAATGCACAAAAACTGTGGACGTGGACGGAAGCAGCATTGGGTATTGAATTTGATTTACAGGCTTGA
- a CDS encoding helix-turn-helix domain-containing protein — protein sequence MEYEAKYITEDIKLSWYADSFFKSDIVFDHHMLVWFIAGETKIVQSDSTYYFKTGDIFLIPRNQLATIINYPRLGEAHKTVVMHLSTERLRNFYAHLKTAHNSSASPQILSYSNHPLLESCMSSLIPYFDMQDIPDEIAALKITEAISILRNIDPKIDDILANFDEPGKVDIVSFMEKNFIFNLPIARFGYLTGRSLTTFKRDFKKAFNTTPQRWLTQKRLELAHYRLRQNNAKPIDICYEVGFENLSHFSFAFKKQFGYSPTEV from the coding sequence ATGGAGTATGAAGCAAAATACATTACAGAAGATATCAAGCTGTCTTGGTACGCCGATAGCTTTTTCAAATCGGATATTGTATTCGATCACCACATGTTGGTGTGGTTTATTGCCGGAGAGACAAAAATTGTACAATCCGACTCGACCTATTATTTCAAAACGGGCGATATTTTCCTGATTCCCCGAAATCAGTTGGCCACGATCATCAATTATCCGAGATTGGGAGAGGCCCACAAAACGGTGGTCATGCACCTTTCAACCGAAAGGCTGAGAAACTTTTACGCCCATTTGAAAACCGCCCACAACTCTTCTGCTTCGCCGCAGATATTGAGTTACAGCAATCACCCACTTTTGGAAAGTTGCATGTCGTCTTTGATCCCTTATTTCGATATGCAGGATATTCCAGACGAAATTGCCGCACTGAAAATTACCGAGGCGATCAGCATTCTCCGCAACATTGATCCCAAAATCGATGATATTTTGGCAAATTTCGATGAACCCGGCAAAGTGGATATTGTCAGTTTTATGGAGAAGAATTTCATTTTCAATTTGCCCATCGCACGTTTCGGTTACCTTACGGGCCGCAGCCTGACGACCTTCAAAAGAGATTTCAAAAAGGCCTTCAATACTACACCGCAGCGTTGGTTGACACAAAAACGCCTTGAATTGGCCCATTATCGCTTGAGACAAAACAATGCCAAACCCATTGACATTTGCTATGAAGTGGGTTTCGAAAACCTTTCGCACTTTTCCTTCGCCTTTAAAAAGCAATTTGGGTATTCGCCTACTGAGGTGTAA
- a CDS encoding ABC transporter ATP-binding protein, giving the protein MIQILDFEKSYQNELVLKVPQLQIPEGVSWFQGVNGSGKSTFFKAISGILPFRGEVLLHDGISLKRQAVAYRKRVNYCPAEPLYPDFIRGRDVFDFHRKVYKDKAEWLQPLIDALQVGDFIDKTIRTYSSGMAKKLGLILACIGQPEVLILDEPLTTIDTDSQEILLRFLAQWEGTVLISSHHHIRSTIFQVDHIFEVKDQSIVRKL; this is encoded by the coding sequence ATGATTCAAATTTTAGACTTTGAAAAGAGCTATCAGAACGAATTGGTTTTGAAAGTGCCGCAATTGCAGATTCCAGAGGGCGTGTCTTGGTTTCAGGGCGTAAACGGTTCGGGGAAATCCACTTTTTTCAAAGCCATTTCGGGTATTCTACCTTTTAGGGGAGAAGTGCTTTTGCACGATGGAATCAGCCTGAAAAGACAAGCTGTGGCTTACCGCAAAAGAGTGAACTATTGTCCCGCAGAGCCACTTTATCCCGATTTTATTCGCGGTCGCGATGTATTCGATTTTCACAGGAAAGTTTACAAGGACAAAGCCGAATGGCTTCAGCCTTTGATCGATGCCTTGCAAGTGGGTGACTTTATCGACAAGACGATTCGGACCTACAGCAGTGGAATGGCCAAAAAGTTGGGTTTGATTTTGGCTTGCATTGGTCAGCCCGAAGTGTTGATTTTGGACGAGCCACTCACCACCATCGATACGGATTCGCAGGAAATTTTACTTCGTTTTTTAGCCCAATGGGAGGGCACGGTACTCATTTCTTCGCATCATCATATACGCTCCACTATTTTCCAAGTCGACCACATATTCGAAGTGAAGGACCAAAGCATTGTGCGAAAATTATGA
- a CDS encoding Crp/Fnr family transcriptional regulator, with protein MTNREEWNKFSHLYSRLDIPSKTTLLREGQVSKMAYYIEKGCIRSWFNHNGKDITFQFFFESEGVSSVESFRTNQASLFTLESLEPCTLLCISKNDFTFILENSPRIKAEVEAHTFKRLVYYQQLFLSRIRDNPQTRYEELIRQRPEILQRIPQHYIASYLGITPVSLSRIRNRR; from the coding sequence ATGACAAACAGAGAGGAGTGGAACAAATTCAGTCACCTTTACTCGCGGTTGGATATCCCATCAAAAACGACGCTTTTGCGTGAAGGGCAAGTCTCTAAAATGGCCTATTATATTGAGAAGGGCTGTATTCGTTCTTGGTTCAATCACAATGGAAAAGACATTACTTTCCAGTTCTTTTTTGAAAGCGAGGGCGTTTCTTCGGTTGAAAGCTTTCGTACAAATCAGGCAAGTTTATTTACATTAGAGAGCTTAGAACCCTGTACGCTGCTCTGTATTTCAAAAAACGATTTTACCTTTATTCTCGAGAATTCACCGCGTATAAAGGCTGAAGTTGAAGCACATACATTTAAGAGATTGGTCTATTACCAACAACTATTCCTTTCGAGAATTCGAGATAATCCCCAAACACGATATGAAGAATTAATTCGGCAAAGGCCCGAAATATTGCAACGCATACCCCAACACTATATCGCCTCTTACCTAGGAATCACCCCCGTTTCATTGAGTAGAATTCGAAACAGACGCTAG